Proteins co-encoded in one Ziziphus jujuba cultivar Dongzao chromosome 9, ASM3175591v1 genomic window:
- the LOC107421516 gene encoding uncharacterized protein LOC107421516 yields the protein MLPRKLTKCFSFTASRDWVYRQSFINAGLRSTTVDLGDGTIMHCWVPKAYKHNKPNLLLIHGFGANAMWQYGDHLRQFTSRFNVFVPDLLFFGHSFTSRKERTESFQAVSVIKMMEAHGVKRMSVVGISYGGFVGYSMAVQFPKAVERIVLCCSGVCLEEKDLEDGLFKVSNLDEAADILLPQTPDRLRQLMRFSFAKPARGVPSFFLTDFIHVMCTNYVEEKRELIHALLKGRKFSDLPRITQPTLVLWGEQDQIFPLELGYRLKKHVGESAQIVVIKNAGHAVNLEKPKEFAKNLKSFLLADLFSSTSSTSSFTCKDQSHDQRIDSTCGGFIRK from the exons atgttacCCAGAAAACTTACAAAATGCTTTAGCTTCACGGCATCAAGAGACTGGGTATACCGGCAATCGTTCATCAACGCCGGTCTCCGATCGACCACCGTTGATCTGGGTGACGGCACGATCATGCACTGCTGGGTTCCGAAAGCCTACAAGCACAACAAACCCAATCTCCTCCTCATCCACGGCTTCGGAGCCAACGCCATGTGGCAATACGGCGACCATCTCCGGCAATTCACCTCCCGGTTCAACGTCTTCGTTCCGGACCTGCTCTTCTTCGGCCACTCCTTCACGTCGAGGAAGGAGAGGACGGAGTCGTTTCAGGCGGTGAGCGTAATTAAGATGATGGAAGCTCACGGTGTCAAAAGGATGAGCGTGGTTGGGATCAGTTACGGCGGTTTTGTTGGTTACAGCATGGCGGTTCAGTTTCCCAAGGCGGTTGAGCGGATCGTTCTTTGTTGTTCGGGAGTCTGCTTGGAAGAGAAGGATCTGGAAGATGGGTTGTTTAAGGTGTCCAATTTGGATGAAGCAGCTGACATTTTGTTGCCTCAGACACCCGACAGACTCCGGCAGTTGATGAGGTTCTCTTTCGCTAAGCCTGCTAGAGGTGTTCCTTCTTTCTTCCTCACGGATTTCATTCAT GTAATGTGCACAAACTATGTAGAAGAGAAGAGAGAATTGATTCACGCATTACTCAAGGGCAGAAAATTTTCTGATCTCCCTCGGATTACTCag CCAACGTTGGTATTATGGGGTGAACAAGATCAAATATTCCCTTTGGAATTAGGGTATAGATTAAAAaa acatgtggGAGAAAGTGCTCAAATTGTAGTCATAAAGAACGCAGGGCATGCTGTGAATCTTGAAAAGCCTAAGGAGTTTGCCAAGAACTTGAAATCCTTCCTTCTTGCTGATTTATTCTCATCCACATCTTCTACATCTTCATTTACTTGCAAAGATCAGAGCCACGACCAAAGAATAGATTCAACTTGTGGTGGTTTTATACGCAAAtga
- the LOC107421569 gene encoding uncharacterized protein LOC107421569 — MGFREGSPTSISPLLLRNILTSIFLYADDSFLCLAKKYKSLELLRHLLITSFLFFLRLLPSLFPSRLIPHHRDEKETQSSHPLNYPQNDAAHVPPTCSGDSSISRALSQLLSIAIDIPVSSRKYEVVRSLADRIIDENNREGFGALRDVNRTVLSEAFGRTLAQLEAAVLNERAGEESGGGGGRIGGFEFGRLNRVVKAVRSFGAGKVREGANRSGGGSGGGSAEKLAAELLWLAQKLAGCGFVEEAVRKWAAASNLAWLAVSGEPRLQGSLVKLSAFMFKQAKDMKLDNEADEEEEKQEVKQIKMQMLLSWLPLLCRASNGTDAPVLSIGERAELERVLEETIEKLEEEEQQEKVLTLWLHHFTYCPSSDWPNLHASYARWCDASRKLLLHQ, encoded by the exons ATGGGTTTCAGGGAAGGCTCTCCGACCTCCATATCTCCATTGCTTCTTCGAAACATTTTGACTTCCATCTTTCTCTACGCAGATGACTCCTTCCTATGCTTGGCCAAGAAATACAAATCCCTCGAACTCCTCCGCCATTTGCTTATCACTtctttcctcttcttcctccgTCTCCTTCCTTCCCTCTTCCCTTCTCGCCTCATCCCTCACCACCGTGATGAGAAGGAAACCCAATCCTCCCACCCTCTAAATTACCCCCAAAACGACGCCGCCCACGTGCCCCCCACGTGCTCTGGCGATTCCAGCATCTCTCGCGCGCTTTCTCAGCTCCTCTCCATCGCAATTGATATTCCGGTCAGCTCACGCAAGTACGAGGTGGTTCGGTCTTTGGCCGACCGGATTATCGACGAGAACAACAGGGAGGGTTTCGGTGCTCTTCGTGATGTTAACCGGACTGTTCTCTCGGAGGCTTTTGGTCGGACTCTTGCTCAGCTTGAAGCCGCCGTTTTGAACGAGCGAGCCGGCGAGGagagtggtggtggtggtggtcggATTGGGGGTTTTGAGTTCGGCCGGTTGAACCGGGTTGTGAAGGCGGTTCGGTCTTTTGGGGCTGGGAAAGTCAGAGAGGGAGCGAACCGCTCTGGTGGCGGTAGTGGTGGTGGGTCGGCGGAGAAACTGGCGGCCGAGTTGCTTTGGTTGGCTCAGAAGCTGGCTGGGTGTGGATTTGTGGAAGAAGCTGTTAGGAAGTGGGCGGCTGCTTCTAATTTGGCTTGGCTCGCTGTTTCGGGTGAGCCGCGGCTGCAGGGCTCCCTTGTCAAGCTTTCAG CATTCATGTTCAAGCAAGCCAAAGACATGAAACTGGATAACGAAGCTGACGAGGAGGAGGAGAAGCAGGAAGTGAAGCAAATAAAGATGCAGATGCTGCTGTCATGGCTGCCATTACTATGCAGGGCTAGCAATGGCACCGATGCACCTGTTCTGAGCATTGGTGAAAGGGCGGAGCTCGAGAGAGTGCTTGAAGAAACCATAGAGAAACTGGAAGAAGAGGAGCAACAAGAGAAGGTGTTGACCCTTTGGCTTCATCACTTCACATATTGTCCCTCCTCTGACTGGCCAAACCTCCATGCCTCTTATGCACGCTGGTGCGATGCTTCCCGGAAGCTCTTGCTCCATCAATGA